Proteins encoded in a region of the Sterolibacterium denitrificans genome:
- a CDS encoding methyl-accepting chemotaxis protein, with protein MSIGKRLAILVVVTLIALIGTGVYGLLQLRSLQSHFENVTERSVPSLIAMSNVSDQFKEARALLLALLMEEDDDLRKAFAQKVAETRAALKQATQDYAQVPGAKDSAQALDPIVDGYSQAIDAVLEVADKRDLAQLALYTKVIPAEQALSAFLGDSQKKLLDNQHTLQKQVTTANTRSFSIYVVVTLVTSIIVAILGFMLHRSVTGSLTEMTATMRNVASNLDFRQRLTVKSRDEVGATATAFNSLLDTVQASLREIAQSMDTLSSATSRLNNSTQEIRNISEQTSDSSSSVSATVQQVTVSIDHIATQTEQAEKLSRESGHQATAGGEVICSTIEQIRSIADTVDSAAVSISDLRNQIASISTVLNVIRDVAEQTNLLALNAAIEAARAGEHGRGFAVVADEVRKLAERTSSSTREIASLIQSIQESATNAVTTMQIVVERVGEGVNNASTANDALDSIRQGSDKVLLTVSEIATSIRQQSSASAHIADQFQRIANISEEARRTVADTTQSTQELEQLAIRLNDAVKRYRI; from the coding sequence ATGTCGATAGGCAAACGTCTGGCGATCCTCGTTGTTGTCACCCTGATCGCCCTGATTGGCACCGGAGTTTATGGTTTGCTCCAGCTCAGAAGTCTGCAAAGCCATTTTGAGAATGTGACAGAGCGCTCGGTGCCTTCGCTGATTGCCATGAGCAATGTCAGCGACCAGTTCAAGGAGGCGCGCGCCCTGTTGCTGGCCTTGCTGATGGAAGAGGATGACGATCTGCGCAAGGCATTCGCGCAAAAGGTTGCCGAAACCCGTGCAGCATTGAAGCAGGCGACCCAGGACTACGCCCAGGTGCCGGGAGCGAAGGATTCGGCCCAGGCGCTCGATCCCATCGTTGACGGCTACAGCCAAGCGATCGATGCCGTCCTGGAAGTGGCGGACAAACGCGACCTTGCCCAATTGGCGCTGTATACCAAGGTAATTCCAGCCGAGCAGGCGCTCTCCGCATTTCTGGGCGACTCACAGAAAAAGCTGCTGGATAACCAGCATACGCTGCAGAAACAGGTGACCACCGCCAACACGCGCTCCTTTTCGATCTATGTCGTCGTCACCCTCGTAACCTCCATCATCGTTGCCATTCTCGGCTTCATGCTGCATCGCTCGGTCACGGGCTCACTCACCGAAATGACGGCTACGATGAGAAACGTGGCCAGCAACCTCGATTTTCGCCAGCGCCTCACCGTGAAGTCCAGGGATGAAGTCGGCGCCACGGCAACGGCCTTCAACAGTCTGCTGGACACCGTGCAGGCCAGCCTGCGCGAGATCGCCCAGTCAATGGATACCTTGAGTTCGGCTACCAGCCGCCTCAACAATTCCACGCAGGAAATACGCAACATTTCCGAGCAGACCAGCGATTCCTCTTCTTCCGTATCCGCCACCGTTCAGCAGGTTACGGTGAGCATCGACCATATTGCGACACAAACCGAGCAGGCGGAAAAGCTGTCGCGGGAGTCAGGCCATCAGGCGACGGCCGGCGGAGAAGTGATTTGCAGCACCATCGAACAAATCCGCTCCATCGCCGATACCGTGGACTCGGCGGCCGTCAGCATCAGCGATCTGCGCAACCAGATCGCCAGCATTTCCACGGTGCTCAATGTCATCCGCGACGTGGCCGAGCAGACCAATCTGCTTGCGCTCAATGCGGCCATCGAAGCGGCACGCGCCGGCGAGCACGGCCGGGGGTTTGCGGTCGTGGCCGATGAAGTCCGCAAACTGGCCGAGCGCACCTCGTCGTCTACCCGTGAAATCGCCAGCCTGATCCAGTCCATACAGGAAAGCGCCACCAACGCCGTCACGACCATGCAGATCGTCGTCGAGCGGGTCGGCGAGGGCGTCAACAACGCCAGCACGGCAAACGATGCGCTCGACAGCATACGGCAAGGCTCGGACAAGGTTCTGCTGACGGTTTCCGAAATTGCCACTTCCATTCGTCAGCAAAGTTCGGCTTCGGCGCACATTGCCGATCAGTTCCAGCGTATCGCCAACATTTCCGAAGAAGCGCGCCGGACCGTTGCCGACACTACGCAAAGTACGCAGGAACTCGAACAACTGGCCATCCGCCTGAACGACGCCGTCAAGCGCTACCGGATCTGA
- a CDS encoding porin — MKKICLASSLCAALGLTFSGNTLADTQFNLSGFGTFGVTHSNEREADYRSLVFQPNGPGNSGAWRSGVDTKAGAQLSANFGNGLTGIAQVVVDHRGDNSYSPLVEWLNLKYNVNNNLYVRAGRMLLPTFMVSETRNIGYAQTAVRMPTELYYLNPITHMDGIDIGANVDIGGGNLAVTLNVGKSKDVMKAYKLEGRRLANLGVTYEIGASQFHANYLKSKLSIKPYDNHAPGTTANLNAYFQSVAALQSVPATGYSTPNILINDLDTKLWSLGYSYDANNWIVQTEYARRKVDGQLVRDLEAAYVLAGYRVGKFTPYLTISRLRDKESAAYPPAVLLGDPFNPNPLQPISMAALVVNLTDASAIREEQKAFAAGVRYDLMPNVALKAQFEVIKKPGSIASPNAGSFANASPLFTTSDRSIKLFTATVDFLF; from the coding sequence ATGAAGAAAATCTGCCTTGCCAGCAGCCTGTGTGCCGCCTTGGGTCTTACCTTTAGTGGTAACACCCTGGCCGACACCCAGTTCAACCTCAGCGGTTTCGGCACCTTCGGTGTCACGCACAGCAACGAGAGGGAGGCCGATTATCGCAGCCTCGTATTTCAACCCAATGGGCCGGGCAATAGCGGGGCGTGGCGCTCTGGCGTCGACACCAAGGCGGGCGCTCAGCTCTCGGCCAACTTCGGCAACGGTCTGACGGGCATTGCCCAGGTCGTCGTCGATCATCGCGGCGACAACAGCTATTCGCCGCTCGTCGAATGGCTCAATCTCAAGTACAACGTCAACAACAACTTGTACGTCCGCGCCGGCCGCATGCTGCTGCCCACCTTCATGGTTTCGGAAACGCGCAACATCGGCTACGCTCAGACGGCCGTGCGCATGCCCACCGAACTGTATTACCTGAACCCGATTACCCACATGGACGGCATCGACATCGGCGCGAATGTCGATATCGGCGGCGGCAACCTGGCAGTGACGCTGAACGTGGGCAAGAGCAAGGACGTCATGAAGGCCTACAAACTCGAGGGACGCCGCCTGGCCAACTTGGGGGTAACGTACGAAATCGGCGCTTCGCAGTTCCATGCCAACTATCTCAAGAGCAAGCTCAGCATCAAACCCTACGACAACCACGCTCCCGGCACTACCGCCAATCTGAATGCGTATTTCCAGAGTGTCGCCGCGCTGCAGAGCGTTCCGGCCACCGGTTATTCCACGCCCAACATCCTGATCAACGATCTGGACACCAAGCTCTGGTCGCTGGGCTACAGCTATGATGCCAACAACTGGATCGTGCAGACGGAATACGCTCGCCGCAAGGTCGATGGGCAATTGGTGCGCGATCTCGAGGCAGCGTACGTCCTGGCCGGTTATCGGGTCGGCAAGTTCACCCCCTATCTGACCATCAGCCGGCTACGCGACAAGGAGTCTGCCGCGTATCCGCCGGCCGTTCTGCTTGGCGATCCATTTAATCCAAACCCGTTACAGCCGATCTCCATGGCCGCGCTCGTCGTGAATCTTACCGATGCCTCGGCGATCCGCGAAGAACAGAAGGCCTTTGCCGCCGGCGTTCGCTATGATCTGATGCCCAATGTCGCTCTCAAGGCGCAGTTCGAAGTCATCAAGAAACCGGGCAGTATTGCCAGTCCGAATGCGGGCAGCTTCGCCAACGCCTCGCCGCTATTCACTACCAGTGATCGCAGCATCAAGTTGTTCACGGCCACCGTCGACTTCCTGTTTTGA
- a CDS encoding 3-oxoacyl-ACP reductase has protein sequence MTDKYMQFANSTLGSKLVGLVGLPRPPVLERYRPDVKAPLIKGSIVLGSAGNGRLLEAVVGVLAAIKANVLAHGEAPDWIGAANQAGLMTGRFVPPARGGKQGERIKALVFDASRINESSQLVALHRFFHDTVRSLDRCGRVIILGRPPESCSTPRQITAQRALEGMTRSLGKEIRRGCTAQLVYVAEGAEGNIESTLRFLLSPRSAYVSAQVVRIAGNATPFPVADWLQPLAGQTALVTGVSRGIGASIAEVLARDGAKVICVDVPQAEAELAAVARKLDGIALPLDVTAADAPQKMVAAAQAQGGIDIIVHNAGITRDKTIANMKQELWDLVINVNLSAQERINDALLAAEAIKRNGRIVCVSSISGIAGNLGQTNYAVSKAGVIGMVNSMSVSPLLRERGITINAVAPGFIETQMTDAIPFTIRTAARLMNSMNQGGQPIDVAETIAWFACPASTGISGNVVRVCGQSLIGA, from the coding sequence ATGACAGACAAATACATGCAATTCGCCAATTCAACCCTGGGCAGCAAGCTGGTGGGGCTGGTGGGCCTGCCCAGGCCGCCGGTGCTCGAACGCTACCGCCCGGACGTCAAGGCGCCGCTGATCAAAGGCAGCATCGTGCTCGGCAGCGCCGGCAACGGCCGCTTGCTGGAGGCCGTGGTCGGCGTGCTGGCCGCCATCAAGGCGAATGTTCTGGCGCATGGCGAGGCGCCCGACTGGATCGGCGCGGCCAATCAGGCCGGCTTGATGACGGGTCGTTTCGTGCCGCCAGCCAGGGGCGGGAAGCAAGGCGAGCGGATCAAGGCGCTGGTCTTCGACGCCAGCCGCATCAACGAGAGCAGTCAGTTGGTGGCGCTCCATCGTTTCTTTCACGACACCGTGCGCTCGCTCGACCGATGCGGACGGGTGATCATTCTCGGCCGCCCGCCGGAATCCTGCAGCACGCCGCGCCAGATTACGGCCCAGCGGGCGCTGGAAGGCATGACGCGCTCGCTGGGCAAGGAAATCCGGCGTGGCTGTACCGCCCAGTTGGTGTATGTCGCCGAAGGCGCGGAAGGCAACATCGAATCGACCTTGCGCTTTCTGCTTTCACCGCGTTCCGCCTACGTTTCGGCGCAGGTGGTGCGCATTGCCGGCAATGCCACGCCGTTTCCGGTTGCCGACTGGCTGCAGCCGCTGGCTGGCCAGACCGCGCTGGTCACCGGCGTTTCGCGCGGCATCGGCGCCTCGATTGCCGAGGTGCTGGCGCGCGACGGCGCCAAGGTGATTTGCGTCGATGTGCCGCAAGCCGAAGCCGAGCTTGCGGCCGTCGCCCGCAAGCTCGACGGCATCGCCCTGCCCCTGGACGTCACCGCTGCCGACGCGCCGCAGAAAATGGTCGCGGCCGCGCAGGCGCAGGGCGGGATCGACATCATCGTGCATAACGCCGGCATCACCCGCGACAAGACCATCGCCAACATGAAACAGGAGTTGTGGGATCTGGTGATCAACGTCAATCTCAGCGCCCAGGAGCGGATCAACGACGCATTGCTGGCTGCCGAGGCGATCAAGCGCAATGGCCGCATCGTCTGCGTTTCCTCGATCAGCGGCATTGCCGGCAATCTGGGGCAGACCAACTATGCGGTCTCCAAGGCCGGGGTGATCGGCATGGTCAACAGCATGAGCGTCTCGCCGCTGCTGCGCGAGCGTGGCATCACCATCAATGCCGTCGCGCCCGGCTTCATCGAAACCCAGATGACCGATGCCATTCCCTTCACCATCCGTACCGCCGCGCGGCTGATGAATTCGATGAACCAGGGCGGGCAGCCGATAGACGTCGCCGAGACCATCGCCTGGTTCGCCTGTCCGGCTTCGACGGGAATCAGCGGCAACGTCGTCCGCGTCTGCGGCCAGAGTCTGATCGGCGCCTGA
- a CDS encoding MaoC/PaaZ C-terminal domain-containing protein: MDMEPLEIRQIHAPPAPLRLYMAALMSVRKKNRVAPMPAISLVRPDLSLDAGHVARYAALCGFQAAHGVPLTYPHMLAFPLHMMLMADSRFPYAMLGMVHLANAVRQHAPLSPDQRVRIEVRCGIPLAHEKGQAFTLLTQMHAGGVLAWESTSTYLRTGIRNPLGLPYQSRIAEVQAAQAMQEWTVEADIGRRYGAVSGDLNPIHMNRFAAMAFGFQRAIAHGMWTKARALAALLPARAIDSAEASIEFKTPLFLPGKATLWADSYTEAAGQTFEVKDERGEKPHLRGVWHS, translated from the coding sequence ATGGATATGGAACCGCTGGAAATCCGCCAAATACACGCGCCGCCCGCGCCCCTGCGGCTCTACATGGCCGCCTTGATGTCGGTACGCAAGAAAAATCGCGTAGCGCCCATGCCGGCAATCAGCCTGGTGCGCCCCGACCTGTCCCTGGATGCCGGGCACGTTGCGCGCTATGCGGCGCTGTGCGGCTTTCAGGCGGCGCATGGCGTGCCGTTGACTTATCCGCACATGCTGGCCTTTCCGCTGCACATGATGCTGATGGCGGACAGCCGGTTTCCCTACGCCATGCTGGGCATGGTGCATCTGGCGAACGCGGTGCGCCAGCATGCGCCGCTCTCGCCGGATCAGCGAGTGCGCATCGAGGTTCGCTGCGGGATTCCGCTGGCGCATGAAAAGGGACAGGCCTTCACCCTGCTCACGCAGATGCATGCCGGCGGCGTGCTGGCCTGGGAAAGCACCAGCACCTATCTGCGCACCGGCATCCGCAATCCGCTGGGGTTGCCCTATCAAAGCCGGATTGCCGAGGTGCAGGCGGCGCAGGCGATGCAGGAATGGACGGTCGAAGCCGATATCGGCCGCCGTTACGGCGCGGTCTCGGGCGACCTGAATCCCATCCATATGAACCGCTTTGCCGCCATGGCCTTCGGCTTCCAGCGCGCCATCGCGCATGGCATGTGGACCAAGGCGCGAGCGCTGGCCGCCCTGCTGCCGGCACGCGCCATCGACAGCGCAGAAGCCAGCATCGAATTCAAGACGCCCCTTTTTCTGCCGGGCAAGGCGACGCTGTGGGCCGATTCCTATACCGAAGCCGCCGGCCAGACCTTCGAGGTCAAGGACGAACGCGGCGAGAAGCCGCATCTGCGCGGCGTCTGGCATTCATGA
- a CDS encoding DUF4442 domain-containing protein translates to MSRLRQGRFADTRLRPWMLRLGFAVFPPLLGAHIRLEKLSGDFRYARVAMRQRISNSTMWGAHFGGSLFAMTDSIYALLLKQNLGPGYVVWDKSATIDFRKPGRGRVWCEFHVNAPLLERIRQETIGGGKSEPVVDVQVYDQQHDIVASVSKTLYVRRRTLDHSFNGVMQ, encoded by the coding sequence ATGAGCCGGCTGCGGCAAGGGCGCTTCGCCGACACCCGCTTGCGGCCCTGGATGCTGCGCCTGGGTTTTGCCGTTTTTCCACCCTTGCTCGGGGCGCATATCCGCCTCGAAAAACTCTCCGGCGACTTTCGCTACGCCCGTGTCGCCATGCGCCAGCGCATCAGCAACAGCACCATGTGGGGCGCGCATTTCGGCGGCTCGCTGTTTGCCATGACCGACTCGATCTATGCCTTGCTGCTCAAGCAGAACCTGGGGCCGGGTTACGTCGTCTGGGACAAGTCGGCGACGATCGATTTCCGCAAGCCCGGCCGCGGTCGGGTCTGGTGCGAATTTCACGTCAATGCGCCATTGCTCGAGCGCATCCGGCAGGAAACCATCGGCGGCGGCAAGAGCGAGCCGGTCGTCGATGTCCAGGTTTACGACCAGCAGCACGATATCGTCGCCTCAGTCAGCAAAACCCTGTATGTGCGTCGGCGCACGCTCGACCACTCGTTCAATGGAGTCATGCAATGA